Proteins from one Triticum aestivum cultivar Chinese Spring chromosome 7A, IWGSC CS RefSeq v2.1, whole genome shotgun sequence genomic window:
- the LOC123147848 gene encoding membrane-anchored ubiquitin-fold protein 3: MAGGKEPIEVKFRLFDGTDIGPNKYDPATTVTALKEFVLARWPQDKDIIPKTLNDVKLINAGRILENNKTLAESRVPVGEVPGGVITMHVVVRPPQSDKSDKHLSNSPKQNRCGCTIL, from the exons ATGGCCGGCGGGAAGGAGCCGATCGAGGTGAAGTTCCGCCTCTTCGACGGCACGGACATCGGGCCCAACAAGTACGACCCCGCCACCACCGTCACCGCGCTCAAGGAGTTCGTCCTCGCTCGGTGGCCGCAGG ACAAAGACATTATTCCAAAAACTCTCAATGACGTGAAGCTCATCAATGCTGGAAGGATACTTGAGAATAACAAAACTCTTGCCGAGTCTCGAGTCCCAGTAGGAGAAGTTCCAGGAGGTGTGATCACGATGCATGTTGTTGTACGCCCTCCCCAAAGTGACAAAAGTG ATAAACACCTCTCGAATTCTCCCAAGCAGAACAGATGTGGGTGCACGATATTGTGA